From a region of the Triticum aestivum cultivar Chinese Spring chromosome 7D, IWGSC CS RefSeq v2.1, whole genome shotgun sequence genome:
- the LOC123169551 gene encoding uncharacterized protein, which produces METEPEESRTDVNAHEARLYRVFWNDMFAKKCGSYGDTTSIPPMCFTDGSHMDVYGIVVARDMVDHNRNIIFHRERDNCQRITKQDPYLALTGPTRAVLLSVDPTYVEVDLKVKGVVQSEDKDLSSLALCYRNQGASKSYMMYHEGTTNKLSTPELAFAHIVNSVEATISVEVVYGDWPRGFRGVFTANTASMDHMKVTLLAFEDGKLLPMDGHSNVVKLSRRVVCVELRRPKMAKVKKPKLKISAQAMRINRENDVWRNAVAFTPEKAGRSLGTLKVGSCEMQVTVAWSLLSTFKFSYDRRLLEE; this is translated from the exons ATGGAGACGGAGCCCGAGGAGTCGCGCACAGACGTGAACGCCCACGAAGCACGTCTCTACCGTGTTTTCTGGAACGACATGTTTGCCAAAAAATGCGGCTCTTACGGGGACACGA CGTCTATCCCTCCCATGTGTTTCACCGACGGTAGCCACATGGACGTCTACGGCATAGTCGTGGCCCGCGACATGGTGGATCACAACCGTAATATCATCTTCCATCGCGAAAGAGACAACTGCCAAAGAATCACCAAGCAG GATCCGTATCTTGCACTAACAGGCCCCACTCGAGCTGTTTTGCTATCTGTCGATCCAACGTACGTCGAGGTTGATCTGAAGGTGAAAGGTGTCGTCCAATCCGAGGACAAAGATTTAAGCTCTCTAGCGCTCTGTTACAGAAACCAGGGTGCATCTAAATCATACATGATGTACCATGAAGGGACCACCAACAAGCTCAGCACGCCAGAGCTAGCATTTGCCCACATCGTCAACTCTGTGGAGGCCACGATCAGTGTGGAAGTCGTTTATGGGGATTGGCCGCGTGGCTTTCGAGGAGTTTTCACCGCCAACACCGCCAGCATGGATCACATGAAAGTCACGTTGCTTGCATTTGAAGACGGTAAATTACTACCAATGGACGGCCATAGCAATGTGGTCAAGCTTTCACGCCGCGTTGTCTGCGTCGAACTCCGTCGGCCAAAGATGGCCAAGGTGaagaagccaaagctcaagatttCAGCGCAAGCTATGCGTATCAACAGGGAAAATGATGTATGGAGAAATGCTGTAGCTTTTACACCCGAGAAAGCAGGTAGAAGCCTGGGGACACTTAAAGTTGGCTCCTGTGAGATGCAGGTGACCGTGGCATGGTCCCTTCTCTCCACCTTCAAATTTAGCTACGATAGACGATTACTAGAAGAGTAA